GGGCTGTTGGCGCGCACGCCGTCGCGGAAGGCCACGAGCTGGGCGGTGGTGTAGTCGGCGTGCTGTCCACCCAGGCGCGGGTACTGCGCGGGCAGGCCGGCGCCGTTGGGGCTGTGGCAGCTGGCGCAGGCCGGGATGGTGCGGTCGGCAATGCCGCCGCGGTAGATCTTCTCGCCGAGCGAGACGAGGTCCTTCTCCTTGGCGAAGCCGGGCTTGACCGTCTTCGAACCCACGAACCAGGCGACGTTGCGCATGTCCTCGTCCGACAGGGCCGAGGCATAGGGTTTCATGATGGCGCTCTTGCGCTTTCCGGACTTGAACTCCTGCAGCTGCTTGAGGATGTACTCGGGATGCTGCTGCGCCAGCTTGGGGTTGGCCGCGATGGCCGAGTTGCCGTCGGCGTTGTGGCACGACGCGCAGCTCTGGCTGTTGGCCGGCGTGGCGTTGAAGATCGTGTCGCCCTTGGCCGGATCGGGCTTGGCCGGCTTGGCCGCCGCTGCAGCCCCCGCGGCGGCGGGCTCCTGAGCGAAGGCACCGCCGACGGCGGCGCCCAAGATGATGGCTGCAAGCAGGTGAGAGGCAAACAACTTCATGTCGGGGGCTCGTTTTTGTGGCGCAAAACCCCGCGATTCTACAATGGTGCATCGTTCCGAAAGCCTTCTCATGACCTCCCCTGCGCCCTCACCGGCCACCGCAACGCCGCCGGCGGCGCCTGCACCCGACCGGATCCGCGCGGCCCTGGGCTGGCTGCACACTGCCCATTTCCTCACCAGCGCCCCCC
The sequence above is drawn from the Variovorax sp. J2L1-78 genome and encodes:
- a CDS encoding c-type cytochrome; the encoded protein is MKLFASHLLAAIILGAAVGGAFAQEPAAAGAAAAAKPAKPDPAKGDTIFNATPANSQSCASCHNADGNSAIAANPKLAQQHPEYILKQLQEFKSGKRKSAIMKPYASALSDEDMRNVAWFVGSKTVKPGFAKEKDLVSLGEKIYRGGIADRTIPACASCHSPNGAGLPAQYPRLGGQHADYTTAQLVAFRDGVRANSPQMTGVAAKLNDREIKAVSDYIAGLR